Proteins encoded within one genomic window of Cryptosporangium aurantiacum:
- a CDS encoding NAD(P)/FAD-dependent oxidoreductase, with product MDQVDVDVLIIGAGPVGLYGAYYAGFRGMSVAVLDSLPEVGGQLAALYPEKNIYDVAGFPAVRGQDLVDALFEQAQQSKPTFLMEQRATTIEVHDDGVTVTAVASTPGDPGVTVHARAILIAGGMGTFEPKELPAGGDFAGRGLRYFVPRLADLAGHDVIVVGGGDSAVDWALALEPVANSVALVHRRDAFRAHEKSVSKLQESSVELITPYEVVAVDGADAVETVTLEHVESKETISRDVKTIVAAIGFLTDLGPMADWGMDLKRRRILVDRTQRTNLPRVFAAGDIAMYEGKVALISVGFGEAATAINHIAPLVNSRWKTTPGHSSDAL from the coding sequence GTGGACCAAGTAGACGTCGACGTCCTGATCATCGGCGCCGGTCCGGTCGGGCTCTACGGCGCGTACTACGCCGGGTTCCGCGGGATGTCGGTCGCGGTGCTGGACTCGCTGCCCGAGGTCGGCGGCCAGCTCGCGGCGCTGTACCCGGAGAAGAACATCTACGACGTCGCCGGGTTCCCGGCCGTGCGCGGCCAGGACCTCGTCGACGCGCTGTTCGAGCAGGCCCAGCAGTCGAAGCCGACGTTCCTGATGGAGCAGCGGGCGACGACGATCGAGGTGCACGACGACGGGGTCACGGTGACCGCCGTGGCGAGTACACCCGGCGACCCGGGCGTCACCGTGCACGCGAGAGCGATCCTGATCGCCGGTGGCATGGGCACGTTCGAGCCCAAGGAGTTGCCCGCTGGTGGTGACTTCGCGGGTCGTGGCCTGCGGTACTTCGTGCCGCGGCTGGCGGACCTGGCCGGACACGACGTGATCGTGGTGGGCGGTGGTGACTCGGCGGTCGACTGGGCGCTGGCACTGGAACCGGTGGCGAACAGCGTCGCGCTGGTGCACCGCCGGGACGCGTTCCGGGCGCACGAGAAGAGCGTCTCGAAGCTCCAGGAGTCCTCGGTCGAGCTGATCACCCCGTACGAGGTGGTGGCGGTGGACGGCGCGGACGCGGTGGAAACCGTCACGCTGGAGCACGTGGAGTCCAAGGAGACCATCTCCCGGGACGTGAAGACAATCGTCGCCGCGATCGGCTTCCTCACCGACCTGGGGCCGATGGCAGACTGGGGCATGGACCTCAAGCGCCGCCGGATCCTGGTCGACCGCACGCAGCGGACGAACCTGCCGCGGGTGTTCGCGGCCGGTGACATCGCGATGTACGAGGGCAAGGTCGCGCTGATCTCGGTGGGCTTCGGCGAGGCCGCGACCGCGATCAACCACATCGCGCCGCTGGTCAACTCACGCTGGAAGACCACCCCCGGCCACAGCTCGGACGCGCTGTGA
- the fdxA gene encoding ferredoxin, with translation MAYVVTDACIDVQDRSCIEECPVDCIYPGPRMMYINPEECVDCGRCEPACPVVSIYHEEDLPGDKEQFASINETVFLTLGVGSPGGARKVPPLPADHEEVASWTK, from the coding sequence ATGGCCTACGTCGTCACCGATGCCTGCATCGACGTCCAGGACCGCTCCTGCATCGAGGAGTGCCCGGTCGACTGCATCTACCCCGGTCCGCGGATGATGTACATCAACCCGGAGGAGTGCGTCGACTGCGGACGCTGCGAGCCCGCGTGCCCGGTCGTCTCGATCTACCACGAAGAGGACCTGCCCGGGGACAAGGAGCAGTTCGCCTCGATCAACGAGACCGTGTTCCTCACGCTCGGGGTCGGTTCGCCGGGGGGCGCCCGCAAGGTGCCGCCACTCCCGGCCGACCACGAAGAGGTGGCGTCGTGGACCAAGTAG